The Schistocerca nitens isolate TAMUIC-IGC-003100 chromosome 2, iqSchNite1.1, whole genome shotgun sequence nucleotide sequence TGGAGTACTTCCACCCTCTTCTGTATCACACTGTCCAGTGCAGAGGAGGAAGAAGGTTTAGGTCTCAGTGGCATCCTTCTCTGATTACATGTTTCTTGTGTCCCTGCACTTGAAGGTTTGGAGAAGGGTTGTTGAACATCCTCCATAACAACCTGTGCTGGGATCAGACTTTCGCCAGCTTCAGCAGCAATTACAGTTCCATTACTGTTTGTGGTACAGCTGGCATTGCCAACTGATGCATCATTAACCACATCTACATTTAGATTCATTATTACACTGTACTGTGCATCCGAATCAAAAGTATTTTCCAGTGGCTTCAATGATGAGCCAACTATTTCCGGTACTTTTGCCTTGTGTGGACTCTTTTTAGGTACTGGTACTGCCTTCGCTCCtcctgttttatagagttgaaccTTCTCTTCAGCCAAATCCTTCTGCAACGTCCTCTTCAAATTCTCATAACATGTTTTAAGTCTTTCAGGCCTACTTTTTGTTACACCTGAAATGGATATATTTTGTAGTAGCTGATATcaatttttgttgtgtgtatcttgAACTGTTATTCAATATTAATCTAAGCACcatgaaaaatagtgttttaatttacattattaacagatatttattgatttatgattCAAATAAAATTTAGTCTTACCTGGAGTTGAATTAAATTGTGTTGCTATATTTTCATGCATCCAGTTTTTCCCTAACTGTGCAACCATCCGTTTTTTTACACTCTAATATACTTGAATTGGAGACAACCAACTCCAAAAGTTATACTTCGAATTTGGAAAAATTCGGCGTCCTTTTCTTGTGCTCCATAGTGCAGTAACAATGCTCATGTTATGCCAACAATATGAAAAGCGCGCGTACATACCACAGACCAAGGCAGTTACAACACCCTAGCCACAGGCAGACAGCGAATATCATTATCTTTGCGTGTATATGGGCGCTTGCCTTTTTAACACGCGGAGTTAACTGCGGTCAAACTCCCAATTAGCTAACCACGTTTTGGTAATCGGCGTTTAACGTTGGTGCAGCACAGAGACAACTTAATCGTGATTAAGTTTTAACCATGATCACGGGACCCTCGGTTACCTTGCTTTTTAATCGGCGTTGGTGCAGTCGGTCATTAAAAGAAAGCGATTAGCACAGAACTTAAAaactaagcgacttacatacaGCACGTAAGTAAGCGACGATATGAAAGGTATAATGaacatagaaaaatgcgtgtgactgagacaTAAACTATAAAATAGCATATCGTACAAGATGTAGCGAGAGGAGCCATTGTGCACTTATAGAACTatacttctttacagacaacattagaagtaaCCAGCTTGATGTACAGCGAGAACACATACCCACAAATTTCCTATTACAGAACTCACTTACATTAGTTgctagtaattacattaattacctTATAGGAAAAGCACAAGCAGCAAAATGAAACTGTGAACATGAATCGTACAACACACaggagataagctaagtaaatacgaAAACCAACCAATAAGCACAGATTGTAATTACTTGAACTTaaacaaaataactgaggatagtactgtatgtttaaaaaagtgatatgaagaaataaatgattttcactGCGGGATAATACTTGGAAATAGAGACAGTGTGAAATATTTTGGGTTCAATTGGAGGTATTAattaatctacgtttgtggtgacaTATCATACATGGAGTGAAACTAGGAAAAGAACGAAAGTTTGTTAGAGtaatatgagtttatttatattTGCAGGAAGAAGTAAATAGAGCGGTGATTCCAGTGTGAGAACCTCACAGGTAAGGCATGGGTATAAATTGAGATTTATGTGGaagatttttaatgaataattatatgggtatatggcgatgaatatgaagattaataTTACAGGGGTACCTAGTAAAGGGACACGAAGGTAATGTAAGAAAGAATAGactatatagttttaagtcttaaatgaatggttgtatgagtgtggaa carries:
- the LOC126234867 gene encoding myb/SANT-like DNA-binding domain-containing protein 3; its protein translation is MVAQLGKNWMHENIATQFNSTPGVTKSRPERLKTCYENLKRTLQKDLAEEKVQLYKTGGAKAVPVPKKSPHKAKVPEIVGSSLKPLENTFDSDAQYSVIMNLNVDVVNDASVGNASCTTNSNGTVIAAEAGESLIPAQVVMEDVQQPFSKPSSAGTQETCNQRRMPLRPKPSSSSALDSVIQKRVEVLQQQLEMMKREHMKEMRIKNLKLLALKEKLKYSKQENSTECNVNV